The following are encoded together in the Clostridia bacterium genome:
- a CDS encoding carbon starvation protein A, with protein MNSLLVMVVTFVLYILAYNLYGKKLGSKVFELATNNITPAEKHNDGVDYVPTNKFILAGHHFTSIAGTGPIVGPVLGVIWGWVPALLWVVFGSIFAGAVHDLGALVISMRHDGRSIGDITGSVVNPRTRSLFFLIIFFSLWIVIAIFAILMANLFVQYPQCVFPIWIEIAIAMTLSWYLYNKKGSLLLGSIAAIIAMYFTIWVGLFIPVSLSKPVWLIIIMVYIFFASTMPVQRLLQPRDYINALELGVAMVLLMIGIIIKPMPMVAPAVVSAPAGAPPMFPFLFITIACGAISGFHSLVSSGTSSKQIDKEPSALAVGYGGMLLEAALATLVIISVTTGMSKEAWLTTYANYAKIPALPTFAEGGARIVESVGISNALALNILAVFMVSFASTTIDTATRLQRYVISEFGDSVGQKWLDNKYIAAGIATVTAYLMAFHGSANVLWPLFGATNQLLAGLALLTITVYLAKNHKPIHYTLIPMVFMVIMTTWGMVANFLNYLAKGNVLLVVIDGIIMVLEVWMIVEAISVLSKVRQGKLAHTDMKA; from the coding sequence GTGAATTCTCTCTTGGTGATGGTTGTGACGTTCGTCCTGTACATCCTGGCGTACAACCTCTACGGGAAGAAGCTCGGCTCAAAGGTATTCGAACTGGCGACCAATAACATCACGCCTGCTGAGAAACACAACGACGGCGTGGACTACGTGCCCACCAACAAGTTCATCCTTGCCGGTCACCACTTCACATCTATCGCCGGCACCGGCCCGATCGTCGGCCCAGTGCTAGGGGTGATATGGGGATGGGTGCCCGCCCTGCTGTGGGTGGTCTTCGGATCAATCTTCGCAGGAGCGGTGCACGACCTCGGAGCTCTGGTTATCTCAATGCGCCACGACGGGCGATCCATTGGCGACATCACGGGATCAGTTGTGAATCCGCGCACAAGGTCACTGTTCTTCCTGATCATCTTCTTCTCCCTGTGGATCGTGATAGCGATATTCGCGATCCTCATGGCAAACCTGTTTGTCCAGTATCCTCAGTGCGTCTTCCCAATCTGGATCGAGATTGCGATAGCCATGACGCTCTCGTGGTACCTCTACAACAAGAAAGGAAGCCTGCTCCTGGGGTCCATCGCGGCGATCATCGCCATGTACTTCACGATCTGGGTTGGGCTGTTCATCCCGGTCAGCCTCTCCAAGCCTGTGTGGCTCATCATAATAATGGTCTATATCTTCTTCGCCTCCACGATGCCTGTCCAGCGTCTGCTGCAGCCGCGCGACTACATTAACGCGCTGGAGCTTGGAGTGGCCATGGTGCTGCTGATGATAGGAATCATCATCAAGCCCATGCCCATGGTGGCGCCTGCGGTTGTGTCCGCGCCCGCCGGTGCGCCTCCTATGTTCCCGTTCCTGTTCATAACCATAGCCTGCGGCGCGATATCCGGCTTCCACAGCCTGGTGTCGAGCGGAACTAGCTCCAAGCAGATCGACAAGGAGCCCAGCGCGTTGGCGGTGGGATATGGAGGCATGCTCCTCGAGGCCGCTCTGGCCACACTGGTCATCATCTCGGTCACTACGGGAATGTCCAAAGAGGCATGGCTCACTACGTATGCGAACTACGCGAAAATTCCCGCACTTCCCACATTTGCCGAGGGAGGCGCTAGGATTGTCGAGTCCGTGGGCATTTCCAATGCGCTGGCACTCAACATACTGGCGGTCTTCATGGTCAGCTTCGCGAGCACAACTATCGACACCGCCACGCGCCTACAACGCTACGTGATCTCCGAGTTTGGCGACAGTGTTGGGCAGAAGTGGCTCGACAACAAGTACATCGCCGCCGGCATCGCAACCGTCACCGCCTACTTAATGGCTTTCCATGGCAGCGCCAACGTGCTATGGCCTCTGTTCGGAGCCACTAACCAGTTGCTCGCAGGCCTGGCGTTGCTCACCATTACAGTGTATCTGGCGAAGAACCACAAGCCCATCCATTACACTCTGATCCCGATGGTGTTCATGGTGATCATGACCACATGGGGCATGGTAGCCAACTTCCTCAACTACCTCGCGAAGGGTAATGTGCTCCTGGTCGTGATAGACGGGATCATCATGGTGTTGGAAGTTTGGATGATCGTAGAGGCAATAAGCGTGCTCAGCAAGGTGAGGCAGGGGAAGCTTGCCCATACCGACATGAAAGCCTGA
- a CDS encoding acetate--CoA ligase family protein, with the protein MYEHVVRPASIAVIGASNDLAKPGGRVIANIVSSGFAGLLWAVNAKDPHVAGVPTFKSVDELPSAPELAIIAIPAPAVRGAMEALASLGARAAVILSAGFGEASEEGKREEQHLLEIARRAGMTLIGPNCMGVLTPAYAGVFAGLTPKLEPGRIDVISGSGATADFLLEIAVERGLPISNVFTVGNAAQVGVEDVLGMMDDHFGPGDARVKIIYMESVRKPSKLLRHSRSLIGKGCSIVGVKSGATSAGSRAAASHTGAMATSDAAVEALFEKAGIIRVKSKSELVDVAGILLTAGALNGRNVCVLTDAGGPGVMLADELVRQGLDLPELGEHTQARLREFMWPGSSVKNPIDCLATRTPNQIEQAMKVISEEERGRIDVAVIIMGDPGMGGIREMYQAMGRAIQGSPIPVIPVATCPVMSRDALVEFRDSGRFFFTEEVALGRALGAVVNRPRPAAPVTTLPGYDRDAIAHLLNTEWPGAGAGPLPPELAARVLVAAGFRLPAQAVAQLPGEVEAACRAVGFPLVMKVIGPIHKTDVGGVVLGVDGPERAAANWERLMSIAGATGVLFQPMVEGTEMIIGAAREGEFGAMVMFGLGGIFTEVLKDVKFALAPLGLDECVAMVNSIRGRRLLDGVRGGRAVDIEAVADCIARVGLLASDFPDITEMDLNPIKGFGSHLYAVDVRIIAGRRICPQ; encoded by the coding sequence GTGTATGAGCACGTCGTGAGGCCGGCAAGCATTGCAGTTATCGGCGCCAGCAATGACCTGGCCAAACCGGGCGGGCGTGTGATTGCCAACATAGTGTCCAGTGGCTTCGCAGGCCTGCTTTGGGCAGTCAACGCCAAAGATCCGCACGTCGCAGGGGTTCCAACGTTCAAGTCAGTCGACGAATTGCCCTCGGCGCCGGAGCTCGCGATCATCGCGATACCTGCCCCTGCCGTTCGAGGCGCCATGGAAGCACTCGCGTCTCTGGGCGCCCGTGCGGCGGTTATCCTCAGTGCGGGGTTCGGAGAGGCATCTGAGGAAGGGAAGCGCGAAGAGCAGCACCTGCTCGAGATCGCTCGCAGGGCTGGGATGACGCTTATCGGACCGAACTGCATGGGTGTGCTCACTCCGGCTTACGCGGGGGTGTTCGCTGGCCTCACTCCGAAGCTCGAGCCTGGCCGGATCGATGTGATCAGTGGCTCTGGCGCCACCGCCGACTTCCTTCTGGAGATTGCGGTAGAGCGCGGCCTTCCGATCAGCAATGTGTTTACGGTTGGAAACGCGGCTCAGGTCGGAGTGGAGGATGTCCTTGGGATGATGGACGATCACTTCGGTCCGGGCGATGCGCGTGTGAAGATCATATACATGGAATCAGTCAGGAAGCCCAGCAAGCTCCTGAGACACTCCCGCTCCCTCATAGGCAAGGGCTGCTCCATCGTTGGAGTGAAATCGGGCGCGACATCTGCCGGATCCCGGGCGGCGGCAAGCCATACCGGGGCGATGGCGACTAGCGATGCCGCTGTGGAAGCGCTCTTCGAGAAGGCCGGGATAATACGGGTCAAGAGCAAGTCCGAGCTGGTGGATGTGGCCGGTATCCTTCTCACTGCAGGAGCTCTGAACGGGCGAAACGTGTGCGTGCTCACCGACGCGGGCGGGCCAGGTGTGATGCTCGCAGATGAACTGGTCAGGCAGGGGCTTGACCTGCCCGAGCTCGGCGAACATACTCAGGCCCGGCTACGAGAGTTCATGTGGCCGGGCAGTTCAGTGAAGAATCCCATCGACTGCCTTGCCACCAGAACGCCCAATCAGATCGAGCAGGCCATGAAGGTCATCTCCGAGGAAGAGCGCGGCCGAATTGATGTGGCAGTGATAATCATGGGGGACCCTGGGATGGGCGGCATCCGCGAGATGTACCAGGCGATGGGCAGGGCCATTCAGGGCAGCCCCATTCCGGTTATCCCGGTCGCAACGTGCCCCGTCATGTCACGCGATGCGCTCGTGGAGTTCCGCGACTCGGGCAGGTTCTTCTTCACCGAAGAGGTGGCGCTAGGCCGTGCGCTGGGCGCGGTGGTGAACAGACCTCGGCCTGCAGCGCCAGTGACTACGCTGCCCGGCTACGATAGGGATGCCATAGCTCATCTCCTGAACACGGAGTGGCCCGGCGCCGGCGCTGGCCCCCTCCCTCCGGAACTCGCAGCGCGCGTGCTCGTGGCTGCGGGCTTCCGACTTCCGGCCCAGGCTGTGGCCCAGCTGCCCGGGGAGGTGGAGGCGGCGTGCAGGGCTGTCGGATTCCCCCTGGTCATGAAGGTCATCGGGCCGATTCATAAGACCGATGTGGGCGGCGTGGTCCTCGGAGTGGACGGTCCGGAGCGAGCTGCCGCCAATTGGGAAAGGCTCATGTCCATCGCTGGAGCCACGGGTGTGCTGTTTCAGCCCATGGTGGAGGGAACCGAGATGATCATCGGCGCCGCCCGTGAAGGCGAGTTCGGGGCTATGGTCATGTTCGGCCTGGGTGGAATCTTCACCGAGGTTCTCAAGGACGTGAAGTTCGCCTTGGCGCCTCTCGGGCTCGACGAGTGCGTCGCGATGGTGAACTCCATCCGTGGCCGCCGCCTTCTCGATGGCGTTCGCGGCGGGCGGGCCGTCGACATTGAGGCAGTTGCCGACTGTATTGCCAGGGTTGGCCTTCTGGCATCGGACTTCCCGGACATCACTGAGATGGACCTCAACCCCATCAAGGGCTTCGGTTCCCACCTATACGCCGTGGACGTCAGGATCATCGCGGGCCGGCGGATTTGCCCACAGTAG
- a CDS encoding ABC-2 transporter permease, which produces MLKLAWKDLYANRSQLLLPIGFAGAVLVIAVVSRRSDALMFVDSLMGTYSMLIGPFFALASMMLEEKNRTLGFLRTMPVNAGEIVASKFVSTLAATAILAVSFIGLSTLSAEAFPAWEGRSWSMLGITMSMFVSLAEAGVALGISFKWGTSAARAAIMVMVTLFYLGPIVVLRKGASIEDIFRMITNPDARTALIVAAVSLAIYFAEMLVAQELFRRKEIA; this is translated from the coding sequence ATGCTGAAACTAGCCTGGAAAGACCTCTACGCTAACCGCTCGCAACTGCTGTTGCCGATTGGGTTCGCTGGCGCAGTGCTCGTGATCGCCGTGGTCTCGCGTCGCAGTGACGCATTGATGTTCGTGGATTCGCTTATGGGAACCTATTCGATGCTCATCGGCCCATTCTTCGCACTTGCTTCCATGATGCTGGAAGAGAAGAACCGCACCCTTGGGTTTCTCCGAACCATGCCTGTAAATGCGGGTGAGATCGTGGCATCGAAGTTCGTATCCACCCTCGCCGCGACAGCGATCCTCGCCGTGTCCTTCATCGGGCTATCCACCCTGAGCGCTGAGGCGTTTCCAGCGTGGGAAGGCAGGTCCTGGAGCATGTTGGGGATCACGATGTCGATGTTCGTGAGCCTCGCAGAGGCTGGAGTGGCGCTTGGGATCTCATTCAAGTGGGGAACGAGCGCGGCGAGAGCGGCAATCATGGTCATGGTGACGCTCTTCTACCTCGGCCCAATAGTTGTCCTGAGGAAAGGCGCGAGCATTGAGGACATCTTTCGTATGATCACCAATCCGGACGCCCGAACTGCACTGATTGTCGCCGCCGTCTCGCTTGCGATATACTTTGCTGAGATGCTTGTGGCGCAGGAGCTCTTCAGGCGCAAGGAGATCGCGTGA
- a CDS encoding ABC transporter ATP-binding protein, translated as MSDTLLRLSGVSKKYPGFELKDVSFELHRGYIMGLIGPNGAGKTTTIRIINNLARASAGEVTVFGLDSVGDETEIKRRMGYVPENHNFYDQMSVNWTAGFVRSYYPKWDQAYFAALLDKYSIDPRKKVGDLSKGTRAKLAVALAMAHRPELLILDEPTSGLDPVVRHELLGELRSFVGDGERSVLFSSHITPDLERIADYITILVDGRVAVSDDRESLLERYRSANPTASIDDILMSIVKGRA; from the coding sequence ATGAGTGATACTCTGCTTAGGCTCTCAGGCGTATCGAAGAAGTACCCAGGGTTTGAACTGAAGGATGTATCGTTTGAGCTGCACAGAGGTTACATCATGGGCCTGATCGGCCCGAATGGCGCGGGCAAGACCACCACAATCAGGATAATCAACAACCTGGCCAGGGCCTCCGCTGGGGAAGTGACAGTATTCGGCCTCGACAGCGTGGGGGACGAGACCGAGATCAAGCGGCGCATGGGGTATGTTCCCGAGAACCACAATTTCTACGATCAGATGTCGGTGAACTGGACTGCGGGGTTCGTGCGAAGCTACTACCCCAAGTGGGATCAGGCATACTTCGCGGCCCTGCTCGACAAGTACTCCATCGATCCTAGGAAGAAGGTGGGCGATCTCTCCAAGGGAACCAGGGCGAAGCTCGCGGTGGCTCTCGCCATGGCTCACAGGCCGGAACTGCTCATACTGGATGAGCCAACGTCCGGGCTGGATCCAGTGGTCAGGCATGAGCTCCTCGGCGAGCTCAGGAGTTTCGTGGGCGATGGGGAGCGGTCTGTGCTGTTCTCGTCGCACATAACGCCTGACCTTGAGCGTATCGCCGACTACATCACGATCCTCGTGGATGGGAGAGTGGCGGTAAGCGACGACAGAGAGAGCCTGCTTGAGCGATACCGATCCGCGAATCCTACGGCATCAATCGACGATATTCTGATGTCGATTGTGAAGGGGAGGGCCTGA
- a CDS encoding GntR family transcriptional regulator, protein MNISVSPNNPVPLYQQIVDQIKAKILSGELQPGGSLPSMRQLAEELLASVITTKRAYSELEREGLIITRPGLGAFVADLSGDTVERVKTELVAGHLRAAVKSSRELGIADDQVIRMLREMLRGSLGGRRDE, encoded by the coding sequence GTGAACATCAGTGTGTCGCCGAACAACCCGGTTCCCCTGTACCAGCAGATAGTCGACCAGATCAAGGCGAAGATCCTCTCAGGAGAGCTCCAACCCGGTGGCTCGCTTCCATCCATGCGACAGCTCGCTGAGGAGCTGCTCGCAAGCGTAATCACGACGAAACGGGCCTACTCCGAGCTTGAGAGGGAGGGGCTCATCATCACAAGGCCTGGGCTTGGCGCCTTCGTTGCCGACCTTAGCGGAGATACCGTCGAGCGTGTCAAGACTGAGCTTGTGGCTGGGCATCTGCGGGCTGCGGTGAAGTCGTCTAGGGAGCTTGGCATCGCGGATGATCAGGTCATCAGGATGCTACGGGAAATGCTTAGGGGATCGTTGGGAGGTCGTAGGGATGAGTGA
- a CDS encoding DUF6305 family protein, whose amino-acid sequence MNTVAGIRRLAGSFVVALILAAVSIGPAAFAAAPAPKPPVYVTTAGRGDDFERVLAAAEAAGLKPTSSSGAICCDTLGFNSILVTFSSSPDALKAARTTERVETGRVMDLMAKAKARGVFLIGVYLGGSGGRDPFEERLLNTCWKWLTCFIATANSDSDGFIRDATGANNIPLVIIESAAELSDALRQAFGRS is encoded by the coding sequence TTGAACACAGTCGCAGGCATCCGCAGACTGGCCGGATCGTTCGTTGTCGCGCTCATCCTCGCAGCGGTCTCCATAGGCCCTGCTGCATTCGCGGCTGCTCCGGCGCCGAAGCCCCCTGTGTACGTCACGACTGCCGGGCGAGGCGATGATTTTGAGCGCGTCCTAGCAGCGGCTGAAGCAGCTGGGCTCAAGCCAACCTCTAGCTCAGGCGCCATCTGTTGTGACACTCTGGGGTTCAACAGCATCTTGGTCACGTTCAGCAGCAGTCCTGATGCGTTAAAGGCTGCGAGAACCACTGAACGGGTGGAAACCGGACGCGTAATGGACCTGATGGCGAAGGCCAAAGCTCGCGGGGTTTTCCTCATAGGCGTGTACCTTGGCGGCTCGGGGGGGCGCGATCCGTTCGAAGAGAGACTGCTGAACACCTGTTGGAAGTGGCTGACCTGCTTCATCGCCACAGCCAATAGCGACTCCGATGGTTTCATACGCGACGCCACCGGGGCGAACAACATCCCGCTCGTGATAATCGAGTCAGCCGCGGAGCTCTCAGATGCACTACGCCAGGCATTTGGCAGATCCTAA
- a CDS encoding ABC transporter substrate-binding protein, whose translation MKRGLLVVLSCLALAALMVAPAIAAEKVVAYTTLDEPLAREAFAAFEKDTGIKVEWVRLTTGEAVARMEAESGNPQASIWYGGVGLGHIEAKNKGLTTPYKSAAANHIPKQFRDKDNYWIGIYAGPLSFASNIQRLKELKVEAPTSWADLLKPQFKNQIQMANPGTSGTAYNMLATIVQLWGEEKAFQYLKALDKNMSQYTKSGSAPGKSAALGECAVAIGYAHDQVKLISQGYPITITFASEGTGFEVASISLVKGGKQPENAKKLYDWGLGARAAEIYAKMGVVPFVKVQLMPGAIPIDQVNTIDQDDVWAASQKERLVERWNNEIYSSR comes from the coding sequence ATGAAGCGTGGTCTACTCGTTGTTCTGTCATGCCTTGCCCTCGCCGCTCTAATGGTCGCACCGGCGATAGCAGCCGAGAAGGTCGTGGCGTACACCACTCTCGACGAACCGCTCGCACGCGAGGCGTTCGCGGCGTTCGAGAAGGACACTGGGATAAAGGTCGAGTGGGTGAGGCTCACCACCGGCGAGGCCGTGGCTAGGATGGAAGCCGAGTCCGGAAATCCACAGGCCAGCATATGGTACGGCGGTGTGGGCCTAGGCCACATCGAGGCCAAGAACAAGGGGCTGACGACGCCCTACAAGTCGGCTGCCGCCAACCACATCCCCAAGCAGTTCAGGGACAAAGACAACTACTGGATCGGAATCTATGCAGGCCCGCTCTCCTTTGCCAGCAACATCCAGAGGCTAAAGGAGCTGAAGGTTGAGGCCCCGACCTCATGGGCCGATCTTCTCAAGCCTCAGTTCAAGAACCAGATCCAGATGGCGAACCCAGGCACGTCTGGAACTGCTTACAACATGCTGGCCACTATAGTCCAGCTGTGGGGCGAGGAGAAGGCCTTCCAGTATCTCAAGGCTCTCGATAAGAACATGTCGCAGTACACCAAATCAGGCTCAGCGCCTGGAAAGAGCGCAGCCTTGGGCGAGTGCGCAGTGGCAATCGGCTACGCCCACGATCAGGTCAAGCTTATTTCCCAAGGATACCCCATCACGATCACCTTCGCATCGGAGGGAACTGGCTTTGAGGTCGCTTCGATCTCGCTGGTCAAGGGCGGGAAGCAGCCGGAGAACGCGAAGAAGCTCTACGATTGGGGCCTCGGAGCCAGGGCGGCTGAGATCTATGCCAAGATGGGCGTTGTCCCGTTTGTAAAGGTTCAGCTCATGCCCGGCGCGATCCCGATAGATCAGGTCAACACCATTGATCAGGACGATGTGTGGGCCGCATCCCAGAAGGAGAGGCTCGTGGAACGCTGGAACAACGAGATCTACAGCAGCAGGTAG
- a CDS encoding iron ABC transporter permease, producing MGSATATRHDAPRTSRSRELSSNLRALARDPMLLITLIAVVILLFVFVVYPVFKVLWLSIAPKGKLSLDTYRYVLKQRWLRKSFTNSFRLGAIVATTSTIIGFIFAFGLNRANARPAQFLRQMALLPIISPPFMFTLSVILLLGRNGLITKQLLGIQDFNVYGLWSLVFVQTLGMFPIAYMVLDGVLKAINADLEDGALNLGASRVAVFRTITLPLAMPGLASSWLLVFVTSLADFANPMVLSGRYDVLSVQAYLQFTGMFNMPRGSALAIMLLIPAMIAFAVERYWVSRKSYVTVTGKPSMHTIPMVSPGVTMLCQAVCWAVSVITIMFYSVVIAGAFVKLWGVNWTPTFEHFRYAWDVGRQSIRSTVIMAAGATPVTGVLAMVIAFLLVRKEFPGKSLLGFTSMLGFAVPGTVVGIGYILAFNKPPLLLTGTPFIIMLCFVFREMPVGIEAGVASLQQIDRSIEEASTNLGAGTRYTFQHITLPLVRPAMLAGLSYTFVRSMTAVSAVVFLVSARWNHLTCLVLSQTEIMRLGAASVLSIILIVIVMAAFAIMRAFVGEQRSPSGMIPR from the coding sequence GTGGGATCAGCTACTGCTACAAGGCACGACGCGCCCCGGACCAGCAGATCACGAGAGCTATCGTCGAACCTGAGGGCGCTCGCGCGCGACCCGATGCTTCTCATCACACTCATAGCAGTGGTCATTCTCCTATTTGTCTTCGTGGTCTATCCAGTGTTCAAAGTGCTGTGGCTAAGCATCGCTCCCAAGGGCAAGCTCAGCCTCGACACGTACAGATACGTCCTCAAGCAGAGGTGGCTCCGAAAGTCGTTCACGAATAGTTTCAGGCTCGGCGCGATAGTAGCCACAACCTCAACGATAATCGGCTTCATCTTCGCATTCGGGCTCAATCGCGCCAATGCGCGGCCCGCGCAATTCCTTCGGCAGATGGCGCTTCTTCCAATCATATCTCCGCCGTTCATGTTCACCCTATCTGTGATACTCCTCTTGGGCCGAAACGGGCTGATCACAAAGCAACTTCTGGGAATTCAGGACTTCAATGTGTACGGCCTGTGGAGCCTGGTCTTTGTGCAGACTCTCGGCATGTTCCCCATCGCCTACATGGTCCTCGACGGCGTCCTCAAGGCGATCAACGCCGACCTTGAGGATGGCGCTCTGAACCTGGGCGCCTCCCGGGTTGCCGTGTTCCGGACCATAACTCTGCCGCTTGCCATGCCTGGGCTCGCAAGCTCTTGGCTTCTCGTATTCGTTACATCGCTTGCAGACTTCGCAAACCCCATGGTGCTCTCGGGTAGGTATGATGTCCTGTCGGTTCAGGCCTACCTGCAATTCACGGGGATGTTCAACATGCCCCGAGGTTCGGCCCTGGCCATCATGCTCCTTATCCCGGCCATGATCGCGTTTGCGGTGGAAAGGTACTGGGTGTCGCGCAAGTCGTATGTGACGGTTACAGGCAAACCCAGTATGCACACCATACCCATGGTCTCACCTGGCGTAACCATGCTCTGCCAGGCGGTGTGTTGGGCAGTGTCCGTCATAACCATCATGTTCTACTCAGTGGTGATAGCCGGCGCTTTCGTTAAGCTATGGGGAGTGAACTGGACCCCGACCTTCGAGCATTTCAGATATGCGTGGGACGTAGGAAGGCAGAGCATTAGGTCCACAGTGATCATGGCTGCCGGAGCGACCCCAGTCACCGGAGTGCTCGCCATGGTTATCGCATTTCTGCTCGTGCGCAAGGAGTTTCCTGGCAAGAGCCTGCTCGGATTCACGTCGATGCTGGGCTTCGCAGTGCCCGGAACGGTCGTGGGCATTGGGTACATCCTTGCGTTCAACAAACCTCCGCTTCTCCTCACTGGAACCCCTTTTATAATCATGCTGTGCTTCGTGTTCCGCGAGATGCCAGTGGGCATAGAAGCGGGCGTCGCATCGCTGCAACAGATCGATCGCTCCATAGAAGAGGCATCGACGAACCTCGGAGCTGGAACGAGATACACCTTCCAGCACATCACGCTTCCGCTGGTCCGCCCTGCAATGCTGGCAGGCCTCTCATACACCTTCGTCCGCAGCATGACAGCTGTGAGCGCCGTGGTCTTCCTCGTG